A window of Chryseobacterium shandongense genomic DNA:
GAACTATTCTATAAATTTTGAACGTGACAATACTATCTCAAGACCAGACATAAGCATCAATGCTAAGCTTGGGAAAAAAATAGTTGAGCCATTCCGGTTAAATAATATTGTTATTAAATATAATGATGACATTATCAGGACATATAACTTAGAATATGGTGTTGGGGAATTCTTTAAAACCGTTTTGCTTGATATTATAGAATACGATGGGGAGGGCGAATTCAGCAATCAGCACAGATTCGATTATTATAATGATCTGAAAGAAAATCAAAACTCGCCCACAATTAATTTTGGAAATGATATATCCATAGATGGCGGTGGAGGAAGCGATGCGTTTCCTATTCTTCCGAGCGCTCTCAAACCTTCAAAAATTTCGGCAAACAATACATTTGAATGGGGAGTTAGTGGCAGGGCACCGGGAGTCGGCCTTGATTTCCTTTTACCAAATCCAACCAATGGATACGGACATGTAATGGCGTCTTTTAATATCGGGCATTCAGAAGCAGAAGCAAAAAAAGCCCAGGAATTGATGGACTTTGATGGTGACGGGATTCCTGACTTAATTTTCAGAAGACCAAGTAGTGGTTTGTATGTACGTCCCGGTAATTTTAACAGTGGAAACATTACATTCGGGTCAGAACGGAAAATACAGCATTTAAACAGTAATTTCTCATTAACCAAGACCAGAACAAATAATATAGGTTATGATGCCGGAATAAAAGTTTTCAACATAGGATTTAATTTTGCTCAGATATGGTCAACCAGTAAAAGTGACACTTCCTCATTTATATTGGATGCAAATTCTGATGGAATAATGGATGTTGTGAAAGATGGGCAGGTTCTTTTTGGACGGTTGAATCATTCTACCGGAAATGTAGAAATGACTCAATACAGCGATTCAACTGAAAATATGGTTATTGTCGCTGATGCTCTTACACAGCATACTTCACCTCTTGAAGGAGCTTGGCAGGATGTTATTAAAAACGATGTCATTAAAATGTGGGTTGCTCCTAAAGATGGTTTTATTGAATTCAGTGATGTGGTGAGTGTAGAAAATGTAAGTAACGCTAAAGCAGTATATTCCGTGGAAATTCTGAATCCTTCCGACCCCACGAAAAATGTAAGGATTTATCTTAAAAATCTGCAAGCGGGTATGTCTCCTCAGAATATTGTCATTAACAGATATAATACTTATTTTAATGATATACAAGCACTTTCTCCTCCAAATGCTAATAATCATCTTGCCATCAATGACGGTAACTATTTAAAAGTAAAAGCGGGAGAAAAGGTCTTTGTGCGATTACATAAAAATGAAAATTACAGTTTTAAGGTTTTTTCAGATCCAAAAATTACTTACGTAAATACTGATATACCTTCATCTGCATTGCCTTATTATGAGCAGGAAAATTTTAAATTGAATAATGGCAACTATTCGAATAATTTTTTATTGAACAACCATTACAAGCCGATTCAAATTACGAGTCCGGGAACAGTAAGTATTACAGTACCAAGTGTGTTTTTTCCGAGATCCACCGATAAGATCACCTTTAAGATTATTAAGGTAAACGTAAATTCCGGAACTGAAACCGTATTGTACAATAACGTCTATCCACAAAGCAATACACCGTTTAATACAGTGCCGTTGTCTTCAAATATTGCGAATGTAACCAACCTTACTTTCACTCAAAATGATACACCTGCAGTGTTGAGATTTGTCGTTGAAACCGATTCTCATATGTCCTTTAAAGATAGTAACTGGAACAGGATAACTGTGAATTATTCGCCTTCTGGCGGAGCCTCGGAGTTTATTGTGGCAGCAGCAGAATATCCGTCTTTTTACATTACCGAATTTAATAAACAGATTCAGGCCAATGAACATATTACAGGTCCTCCTCCTACCGGAACCCAGGAGTACAAAGTTGAACTGAATAAAAGTACTTTCACAAATGCAGGACTTACAAAAGGAAGCTTTTATTATATTATAAAAAGGGATGGACAGGTTTTGGCAAAAAGGAGGGTTATAAATCCTATTAATTCAGTAAATCTTATTGAACTTAATATGGACAATAATCAGGTTATTAATGGGATAAACCCGATAACTTTTTATACAGGTGACCTTTCAACGGCTGGAGTAAATGACGGACGAATTACGGTTCAGATATACTGTAAGTCTGAATCCGACTATAATTTTTACAAGGAATACAGCAATCTGTATCAAAATAAGCCTTTCAATATTTACAGGGGGCCTTCAAACTTATTGTTAACAACTGTTAATCACACCTCCATTAACTCGGCATCACTTGAAAATGTCAGTCAGTTTTATAACAACTGGGGGCAGTTTCTGTATAATGAATATGCAGATGTAGTGCCGGTAAGTAATTCGGATGGTTTTGCACTCAATCCAAATACACCCGCTGATGAATATGGCAGGCTCATCAACTTAAGTTCTCTTGCAGGAATCAATAACCCGACTAATTTAAATTTTCCGGCGTGTAATAATCTTTCAACTACCGACGAAACGGCGCAATGTATAGCTCAGCAGCTAAGTAATACAGGATTTTATCAAAATCCGGTTAATTTTACTCCCCAGCCAATCAAGCCTTTAAATACGGATATTATTACCAGAAGAACTACCGGTCCATCGGGCGAAATGCAGGTAGGGTATTTAGAAAAATGGATGGGTATCGGGCCAGAACAGTATTCGATGGCAGACTCCTTTAAGGATGACGAATCTGCTACAGGATTTTTCAATCCGCAGACAGCCAATCCTGAACCACCGGATAGCTTTACGATACAAGGGAATGTTGATACAAAAATGTTCGGAATTAATAAAAAATATTATAGTAAATCCAGAACGAATACTTTAAGCGGAAGCTTGTTTGGTTTTGGTTTGCAAAATGCAAGTTCCGTATTGGTGGGTGATGGAAGTGTGACGCTTCAGGATTTTATGGATATGAACGGAGACGGCTATCCTGATGCTGTTTATAAAGATGCAATGCAGGTATCCAATTCTACAGGTGGGCATGAAGCAATTCAGGGACCTTTTGTAAATGCTTTTATCTCCAACACAAACAGCTATTCCAATACATTATCTCCTACTTATTCTCCGGAAAAATCTATTCAGACAGGTGTTGCGACAAGAAACGGTGAAGTAAGAAGTGTTCCGTCAACCGCATGGTACATGCCAAGTGTGGGAATGGGCAGTGGCATTGATACCTCTTCACCATGGTCCGGACAGGTATCAGCAAACTACGACTCAAAAGATACGGGAGAATCATTCTGGCTGGATATCAACGGAGACGGAATGGCAGACAGGATAACGGGAGGAGGAACATCTTCAATGAAATTTTATTTAAATCTTGGAAAAGGGATTGATGGTGGCTACGAATACAAAAATGCCGAAACATATTCTTCAGGACCAGTTGGCTCTGTAGGATTGGGGTACGCTTTCAATTTATCAGGAATTACATCGCTGCCGGTTAGTGTAAGCGCTTCTGCATCTTATGCGCTGGGTTCATCAAAAACAACATTTGAAGATATAAATGCAGATGGTTTGATTGATATTCTTATTGTAGGAAGCAACCAAACTATGGTGAAGTATAACCTGGGGAATAAATTTTCGGATCCTGTAACACTTTCTAAGAACAGTTCCGGGGTTGATTATAATAATGAATCCAAAATCTACAGAGGAGGAATATCTGTAGGCGGAGGTTATTACTATACTGTTCCGATTGTATGGTGGCCGTTCCCTCCGATACCTCTTATTTATCTGAAAATCGGCGGACAGGCGACAGGCCATGTGGGATTATCTATTGCTGAAGTTGATAAAGCTTTTAAAGATATGAACGGAGACGGCTATGCAGATCTGGTGGTTTCAAATAATGACGGCTTTACGGTAAATTATTCAAAGATTGGACGTACTAATAAATTGAAAAGTGTAACCAGGACTGCTGGGATACTAAAAGACCATCATCCTTTCAATAAATTCTTTCTTGATTATCAGTTTAATAAGCCAACTTACAATGATCCAAACGGAAGATTGGTATTAAGCGAAGTGAAAATGATCAACCCGGATGCAATGTCTGGAAATTATTTAGTTTCAGATCCGGCAAAAGATATGGTAACAAGGTTTAGGTATGAGAACTCGAATCATGATCGCAGAGAAAGAGATTATTTTGGTTTTGAGAAAGTTACAATAGAAGAAATGGAAGGGAATTCCATTTTCAGATCCGTTGTGCAGACTTTTTATAATGACAGCTACTTTTTAAATGGATTACTTATTAGAACACAAACTTTTGGTAATGGAGTAAATCTTCTTTCTCAGGCTACCAATAGCTATTCCCTGCATAAATTTAGTAATAATAATACCCAAATAAATTTATCAGCCATTCCTTTAACCTTTGATACAGGAGGAACAGAGGGGAGAAAAATGGCTATCGCTTTGCTTGATTCCACAACAAATACCACATATGAAAACGGTGGTAATATCACAAAAAGCACAAAGCTCACTTATAACAATAAGGGACAGATCAGAAATTATCAGTATACAAGTCCGTCCTCTCTATATAATTCTGAGATCAGTTACCATAACATTAACAATAATATACTTAATGTTCCGAGTGAAATAACAGTTTACATCGGTACCACTACGGCTGCAATACTTAGAAACAGAACCACGCAGGTGGATCCAAATACGGGGGATGTTACCCAAATTTCGGTTCAGCTCAACGCTTCGGAATATGCGGTTACCAACATTAAATATAATCCTTATGGAAACATTTCACAAATAGAATATCCTGTTAATGAAAACAATGAAAGCTACAGCCTTACTTATGAATATGATGCAACATTAAATAAATATGTAACAAGAACAAGAGACAGTTTTGATATAGAATCTTTTGCAAATTATGATCCGAAATTTGATGCAATTACAGAATCCATTGATACCGGTGGCAATACAACGAAATATACTTATGACGCAAAAGGCAGAATAATTTCAATTCTCGCTCCGTATGAAGATGGCGTCAATCCTTACACGGTACAATATGAATATTTTGTAACGCATCCACCAACACCAAGTACGGTTGGAGCGGCTGCTTATGGAGCGGTAACACAAAACTTTGATCCGCAGGATCCGAATAATCCTGTTGAAACCATCTCTATTTCAGATGGTCTTGGAAGAAATATTCAGGTAAAAAAAGATATTGATATTGCCGGAGTCGAAAAAATGTCCGTTTCCGGAATGGCAGAATATGATATTCATGGTAGAGTAAAGAAACAGTATCATCCTATAATAGAAGATAAAGATCCTATAACATCGGTTGCTCCGAATCAAATTCTTAATCTCACCTTCTCACCATACTTTACAAGCTCTGTTTATGATGTTTTAGATCGAATAATTCAGACGACTGATGAGGACGGGCATGTTGGTACAGTATCGTATGCTATTGATAACAGCAATTTTAAAACGACGGCTATTCAAATGCAGAATGCAGCGGTACAGCTAAAATCTGAAACATTTAATAATGCTGAAGGTAAAGTTACAAAAAGCATTAATTTTCTTAACGGGCAGGCATTAGAGACCAAATTTTATTACAGTTCGATAGGAGAATTAGGAGCCGTTATGGATCCTCAGGGGATGGTAACAGCATACTCTTTTGATCTTGCAGGAAGAAGAATTTCAGAATATCACCCTGATCATGGAAGTTCCACTTATGAATACGATCCTGCAGGTAACCTTATTAAATTATATACGGCTAACTTACAAAATGATCCTAACCAGCCCTTCATCAAATATAATTACAATTATAATAGACTTACAGAAGTAAGATTTCCAGATCTTCCGAATGGAACCAATCCTTCTAATGTAATTTATGAATATGCAGGTCCTGGCTCCGGAAATAATACAGGTAGAATAATCTATAAAAAGGATAATTCTACAATAACGTTATTTGATTATGGTAAAATAGGAGAAGTTATCCAGGAGGACAAAACTGTTTTTGGATATAATATTCCAACCATGAAATTTGTTACAAGATATAATTATGATAGTTGGAATCGTATTCGCCGTTTAATCTATCCTGATGGGGAAATTCTATATTATGAATATAATTTAGGAGGAAACTTAAAAAGAATTGTAAATGACGAGAATTATGAATATGTAAAAAATATTGAGTACGACAATTATGAGCAGAGAACCCTCATGGAATATGGCAATGATACGAAATCAGAATACACGTATTTGCCAACAAGCCGAAATCTTTCTACCCATATTCTGGAGGATAATTTAAATAACCAGTTACTTAATAATAATTATACGTATGATTTTGTAGGAAATGTCATACAGCAAGTAAATACTGCCGGATTTTCACCTAATAATATGGGAGGATATTATGAACAGGCTTATGCATACGATCAGCTCAACAGATTAACATTCTCAAACGGAGCATTTAGCGGATATACGCATTCTTCCTATGCAACGGATAATGCAGACTATGAAACCAATTTAGACTATAATCACTCGGGAGGTATTGTAAGCAAACAGCAGCAGCATTCGCAAAATGGAAGTACAAATGCTCCAAATTCTTATAAAAATGATTATTACTACATTCCTGGTACCCATAAGATTGAATACATAGAAGAAACTGCCTATGGTAATGGTACAGAATATTTTGAATATGATAACAACGGAAATTTGATAAACAATATCACTCCAAACGGTATTATACAAATGTTCTGGGATGAAATGGACAGACTGAAGGCATACCACTCAGAAATGGGAGTTTTCCAATACTATACATATGACGACACAGGAGAAAGGGTTATAAAATACGATCTTCAGCAGGCCGCTGATCTCTATCAAAACGGAAGTCTTATTTATGGTGAAATGATCATGAATGATTATAAAGTTTATCCCAATCCGTATGTCGTAACCAATTCAAGTAACATATACACTAAACATTATTACGCAGGATCACAAAGAGTTGCCAGCAGGCTTTTGGAGGGTACGGAAAAATTCATAGATCAATCGCGGGCTTCCAATAAAGAAAATAAAAAAGAAACCCCAGATACCAAAAATGATTTTCAGTATTATCTTAAAAAAGCAGGAATCGATCCTGAAAAAATTGAAACAGAGTTCGCAAAAGGTCCTGGTGGTGAACCAAATATTTATTACTTCCATGGTGACCATTTGGGATCTGCAACTTATGTAACAGAAAGACATGGCGAAACAACGCAGTTTTTCTTAAATTTACCATTCGGGGAAACCATGGCAGAGCAGATGACCGGAGTGTATGATAATCCATATAAATTCAATGCCAAGGAACTCGATGCTGAAACCGGACTGTATTACTACGGAGCGAGATATTATAACCCAAGGCTTTCTATTTGGTATGGAGTGGATCCACTGGCAGAGAAGTATCCGAACCTTTCTCCATATATTTATTGTGCTGATAATCCTGTCAATGCAATTGATCCAGATGGCAACAAAATATTATTTGTAAATGGTCATTATCAACGCAGTTATTTCGGACGATATATCTTAGGTTCAGATAAGGGAGGAAGAGATTATTGGGGAAATGGATTTGTAAACGCTGCAAGACATTTCTTTAATGACTGGTCGGATGTAAATAATTCTAATTTTATTGATGGATCTTCTTTATTTGGCGGAGATATGAGCGGAAAAGATAGGTATAATGCCGGTTACCAGTATGCAAAGCAACATTTGAAGGAGCTTACTTCCGGTTTGAAAGAGGGAGAGGCTTTTGAATTAGTTACTCATAGTGAAGGGTCTGCTTATGGTGCCGGGTTAGCACAATATCTTTTGGATAAAGGATACAAAGTTAATACAATAGTGCATTTGTCTTCTGATGAAGGCGATGAATTTAGTACACCAGACGCTCCCATGACATATCAACTTGATTACGAAGGTGATTTCGTTACAGGAAATCATAAAGTATCAGGAACAGATAAGTTTGGAATAGTAGATTCTGGTTTGGGATTATCTTATGTACACGGTAGTACTAGAACAAAAGGTGTTTTCAAACAACTTGAAGATTTAAAAACAGTTAGAACAAATTTAAATATAGGAACAGTAAACAACCGTACAAAAACCTGGAATTCTCAGCAAAAAGGTACGACTCCTAATAATACTAGTTTTACAAGAATCAATAATGAAATTATTCGTACTCAAGATGGCAAAAATAAAAAGTAAAGATAACATTTATATAATCTTAAAATTTGTAATATATATATTAACAGGAATAACTTTAATATTTTTTGCGAAATTTTGGATGGGATCTCAAGATAACTGGGAAGAAATTGTTAAAAATGAATTTTATCCGGCTCTTATAACCAGGACTATATTTTTAACAATTATAGGATTATTCTTTTTATTAATTTCATATTTGGTTGCATTCTTTTTTAAAAAGAAATATCATTTCTTAAAAGAACTGATCATTTTGATTGTATTTTCATTAATTACAAATATATATATATTGCTAGTTTAAGTAGATAATTTCTCTCCCAGTTGAAAGACTATGACTTTTAGATATAAGTAAAAAACACCTCCAGCAAATCGGAGGTGTTTTGTTTATATACAGTACCACGGAGGAAATGTCAATGTTTATTTTTTAAACTTTGCCGAACCAAATATTTCATCCATACCGTCGAACCATAAACTTAATACATAGTTAACTTTTACGAGATCTAAATAAACAAAGAATCCGATAGTTTCGCAGGCAATTATAACGATTAAAAAATTAAATTATTTATGATTCAAAAACAACTCCTCGGATGGATGCTGTTGCTTTCCGTAACCGGCATCGGATGCCAGAATGATGAATTTGTCTCAGCTTCAAAAGAAGAACAGCTTTCATCAAAAACTACCGCTAGTGCAGCAGCTACGGATGTTACTGTAAATGCGTATGTTGATACAAGCGCTTATATCAATTCTGGTTTTAGTTTTTTAAATCCGTCCCAGGTTGATAAAAACCGACAGGCGATTGGAGGAAATGCTTACACAGAAGTCTATGGATTCAATATTCCTGAAGAAAACAGAGTACGAGGAATCCGTTGGAATACCGACGATGAAACCACATCCATCTGGAGACCACAGGGAATTGCGGGATTTACAAAAGATGGAGTCCGTTACCTGTTGGTAAGCTGGTATGCAAAAGACGATGCCGAATTTAAAGGTTCACGTATCACCCTTATTGATATCAGCCCAAGCTCAAGCACTTATCTTACCTACCGACACATTCTTTTGGTACAGCCGGATATTCCTGCCAATACAACAACTTATTCACAATATGGATCTTACGCGCCATTGAACGTACATGCCGGTGGAATTGCTTACTTTAAAGGTAAAATATATCTCAGCAGTACGAATTTAGGAGTTCGTGTTTTCGATTTGAATAAAATAATTGAAGTGAGTACCGGCGATTCTACCAATGATAAATGCGGTAAAGATGCAAACGGTAACATGTTCGCTTTCAATTATCGTTACATATTACCTCAGATTGGGTATCAGAAAATTAATAATGCCAATCCGTTTTCCACCATACAGGTTAATGATGAAGGAACCCAATTGTGGACCGGACAATATTATGCAGGAAGTGCAGATGCTTCCATTGTTCCAAAAATTTTCGGTTTCCCGATTAACACAAGCGGAATCCTTCAAAATACAGGGATTTCTGAAGTCGCTCCAAAGAATAGCCTTTTTACAGATAATCACGCCCATGGAATACAGGGCGTATTCCGAAAAGGAAACAGAACATGGCTTTCATGCACCGGATCTCCAAGCAATTCTTACGGATCAAATGCAAGATTGGCACGTTATACCGACGGAGCCGACGATACGGTGCGTTACCGCTGGCCGTATGGAGCAGAATCGCTTTATTATGAATCCCAATACGGATACCTGTGGAGCCTTACGGAATATGAACCGAATGCGGGAGCACAAAACGGAAGTCAGGTCAACCGATGCATATTTGCTGTTGATTTTTCTAAATATGAATAATATCAAATCGACAGGCTTGTCCTAAAGCTTTTATAATGAATAAAGCCAAAGCAGACTTTTTTGCTTTGGTTTTTGTTTTAATATTTAATTAAATCTCCAATTTATTTTTAATATTAAGAATTAAGCTATTTTTCTTAATCAGCTTAATAAAATACTATATTATATTGTGAATTACATTACGTTTAACTTGCTAAAAGTCTTAGTGTTAAATAAGAATTATATAAAAATTTAAAGTCTAGTCCATTATCGTTTCGAAATTTTATTATTGCTGATCACTCTTTGCCTGCTGCATTTGAAACGGGTAATTTCCTCACTGCGCTTTTTCAGATGCTTCAGGCTTACTCCTGAATTTACTCTTTTGCGCCATCGCTTAAAACTTGATTCTTTAAGCTCGCTCCGCATCAGCTCAATCACTTCCAATTCACTGATCCCGAACTGAAATTGTATCGCTTCAAACGGCGTTCGGTCTTCCCACGCCATTTCGATGATTCTGTCGATTTGCTGTACGTTGAAGTTTTTATTCATTTTATGTTTAATTTGATCCTTCGATAAGCTCAGGATGACATCGCTAATGCTAACTGTTGTTTAGATGTTCCCAGGCTGCATGTTGAAGTTATTATCTCGTTAATAGGACTTCATCCTATTTTGCTTCGGGACTTTTCCTATATTTAATCTTGCGGTGTCAGGCTGAGCTTGTCGAAGCCTTGATTCATAATTGTATTGTTAACAGGACTTCATCCTATTTTAATTTAGTTCGTCCCTTCGGGACTCATACCCAAACAAAAGAAGCTCTTTGGCATACTTAGAAAAACTTTATTTTAATCAATTCTTTTGTTCCTTTTGTGGTTTAAAAAAATCATTTCAAATTTGCAATAAACTCTTTTGCTGTTTTTAAATGCTGTTTTCGCTTATCTTCAGGCATTTTCTCCCATGTTCTCAGCATCATTCCCAAACGCGGATTTTTTGCGAAAAAATCTTGATAATCATTAATAAAATTCCAAAACAGCGCATCCCATTTTTCTGTCCATCCTCCATCAGGATAGTCACTCATTTTTTTAATGTAATTGCTTCCACTGATGTAAGGTTTCGTGCTCATTTTTCCGCCGTCTGAAAAGCTGCTCATGCCGTACACATTCGGAACCATTACCCAATCGTAGGAATCGATGAACATTTCCATAAACCATTGGTACATTTCATCAGGATTGATTTGACATAGATTCATAAAATTGGCAAAAATCATCAGTCTTTCAATATGATGGGCATAACCGGTTTTCAGGATTTTCTGCAGCGAACTGTCAATCGGGCGGATTCCCGTTTTTGCGGTATAAAAAGAGTCCGGAAGTTTTTTGTTGTTATTCCAGTAATTTTTATTG
This region includes:
- a CDS encoding SpvB/TcaC N-terminal domain-containing protein translates to MRIKSIKLSFPKKSVLLLCFFACMFIFASFTKEDILKIRKWKTNWNKDKNSKSDNQLQKQTDFSILSGLSNTNSLLEKKLIINDGLQVNPEFITPGNFNANDNNFNNAIEDPTVENSNAFSANEKEGIIGTFSDQEEDRTKDNFFTVTLPKLNKDSRAFLTYELYGLTSHGSVSRSVNHQLSIGGEIIIPSAAWSMQKEELGHSVLKEGLNTILFTAPISGIKYKVRNLKIIFEKNKKDIQDYQISTVVSDDYLYVKGISKDNDIRINNSGILWNNGEFEKIIKLSSEEKASGNFSISYHGHEQHIKLPSEEKSFKVTANNVYHYKTVDINKSTETDFNYEGLNIKIQKETAESALLEIIKLREKDIPSVSGGIKNVTLHNSGYRISVKSGKLDKKVKITIPYDDKKLGQIIPKEIKIFSFDYSRKQWKMEHGTVVDQKNKTVTFEGDGDGDYINGIISVPESPQLNAANTTGISGLKAGDPTAAVSMIAPPSANQKGDANVSHPIVIPSGRRGMQPNLSIGYNSKRGNGWMGEGWDISGLSAITIDTRWGSPKFHPQDETELYALDGEMLVYDGNYLPHRHNDISETSTVFTTNKQKRDNLLVNNKKTFYFRRNHNFTKIERYGANPKEYRWIVTSTNGTKTYYGGDENGVNSEAVIKDASQNILQWGILKTVDVYGNNIKYQYDNYPIINQTGENANLNNGVYFHVKKILYTGKDDSDGNYSINFERDNTISRPDISINAKLGKKIVEPFRLNNIVIKYNDDIIRTYNLEYGVGEFFKTVLLDIIEYDGEGEFSNQHRFDYYNDLKENQNSPTINFGNDISIDGGGGSDAFPILPSALKPSKISANNTFEWGVSGRAPGVGLDFLLPNPTNGYGHVMASFNIGHSEAEAKKAQELMDFDGDGIPDLIFRRPSSGLYVRPGNFNSGNITFGSERKIQHLNSNFSLTKTRTNNIGYDAGIKVFNIGFNFAQIWSTSKSDTSSFILDANSDGIMDVVKDGQVLFGRLNHSTGNVEMTQYSDSTENMVIVADALTQHTSPLEGAWQDVIKNDVIKMWVAPKDGFIEFSDVVSVENVSNAKAVYSVEILNPSDPTKNVRIYLKNLQAGMSPQNIVINRYNTYFNDIQALSPPNANNHLAINDGNYLKVKAGEKVFVRLHKNENYSFKVFSDPKITYVNTDIPSSALPYYEQENFKLNNGNYSNNFLLNNHYKPIQITSPGTVSITVPSVFFPRSTDKITFKIIKVNVNSGTETVLYNNVYPQSNTPFNTVPLSSNIANVTNLTFTQNDTPAVLRFVVETDSHMSFKDSNWNRITVNYSPSGGASEFIVAAAEYPSFYITEFNKQIQANEHITGPPPTGTQEYKVELNKSTFTNAGLTKGSFYYIIKRDGQVLAKRRVINPINSVNLIELNMDNNQVINGINPITFYTGDLSTAGVNDGRITVQIYCKSESDYNFYKEYSNLYQNKPFNIYRGPSNLLLTTVNHTSINSASLENVSQFYNNWGQFLYNEYADVVPVSNSDGFALNPNTPADEYGRLINLSSLAGINNPTNLNFPACNNLSTTDETAQCIAQQLSNTGFYQNPVNFTPQPIKPLNTDIITRRTTGPSGEMQVGYLEKWMGIGPEQYSMADSFKDDESATGFFNPQTANPEPPDSFTIQGNVDTKMFGINKKYYSKSRTNTLSGSLFGFGLQNASSVLVGDGSVTLQDFMDMNGDGYPDAVYKDAMQVSNSTGGHEAIQGPFVNAFISNTNSYSNTLSPTYSPEKSIQTGVATRNGEVRSVPSTAWYMPSVGMGSGIDTSSPWSGQVSANYDSKDTGESFWLDINGDGMADRITGGGTSSMKFYLNLGKGIDGGYEYKNAETYSSGPVGSVGLGYAFNLSGITSLPVSVSASASYALGSSKTTFEDINADGLIDILIVGSNQTMVKYNLGNKFSDPVTLSKNSSGVDYNNESKIYRGGISVGGGYYYTVPIVWWPFPPIPLIYLKIGGQATGHVGLSIAEVDKAFKDMNGDGYADLVVSNNDGFTVNYSKIGRTNKLKSVTRTAGILKDHHPFNKFFLDYQFNKPTYNDPNGRLVLSEVKMINPDAMSGNYLVSDPAKDMVTRFRYENSNHDRRERDYFGFEKVTIEEMEGNSIFRSVVQTFYNDSYFLNGLLIRTQTFGNGVNLLSQATNSYSLHKFSNNNTQINLSAIPLTFDTGGTEGRKMAIALLDSTTNTTYENGGNITKSTKLTYNNKGQIRNYQYTSPSSLYNSEISYHNINNNILNVPSEITVYIGTTTAAILRNRTTQVDPNTGDVTQISVQLNASEYAVTNIKYNPYGNISQIEYPVNENNESYSLTYEYDATLNKYVTRTRDSFDIESFANYDPKFDAITESIDTGGNTTKYTYDAKGRIISILAPYEDGVNPYTVQYEYFVTHPPTPSTVGAAAYGAVTQNFDPQDPNNPVETISISDGLGRNIQVKKDIDIAGVEKMSVSGMAEYDIHGRVKKQYHPIIEDKDPITSVAPNQILNLTFSPYFTSSVYDVLDRIIQTTDEDGHVGTVSYAIDNSNFKTTAIQMQNAAVQLKSETFNNAEGKVTKSINFLNGQALETKFYYSSIGELGAVMDPQGMVTAYSFDLAGRRISEYHPDHGSSTYEYDPAGNLIKLYTANLQNDPNQPFIKYNYNYNRLTEVRFPDLPNGTNPSNVIYEYAGPGSGNNTGRIIYKKDNSTITLFDYGKIGEVIQEDKTVFGYNIPTMKFVTRYNYDSWNRIRRLIYPDGEILYYEYNLGGNLKRIVNDENYEYVKNIEYDNYEQRTLMEYGNDTKSEYTYLPTSRNLSTHILEDNLNNQLLNNNYTYDFVGNVIQQVNTAGFSPNNMGGYYEQAYAYDQLNRLTFSNGAFSGYTHSSYATDNADYETNLDYNHSGGIVSKQQQHSQNGSTNAPNSYKNDYYYIPGTHKIEYIEETAYGNGTEYFEYDNNGNLINNITPNGIIQMFWDEMDRLKAYHSEMGVFQYYTYDDTGERVIKYDLQQAADLYQNGSLIYGEMIMNDYKVYPNPYVVTNSSNIYTKHYYAGSQRVASRLLEGTEKFIDQSRASNKENKKETPDTKNDFQYYLKKAGIDPEKIETEFAKGPGGEPNIYYFHGDHLGSATYVTERHGETTQFFLNLPFGETMAEQMTGVYDNPYKFNAKELDAETGLYYYGARYYNPRLSIWYGVDPLAEKYPNLSPYIYCADNPVNAIDPDGNKILFVNGHYQRSYFGRYILGSDKGGRDYWGNGFVNAARHFFNDWSDVNNSNFIDGSSLFGGDMSGKDRYNAGYQYAKQHLKELTSGLKEGEAFELVTHSEGSAYGAGLAQYLLDKGYKVNTIVHLSSDEGDEFSTPDAPMTYQLDYEGDFVTGNHKVSGTDKFGIVDSGLGLSYVHGSTRTKGVFKQLEDLKTVRTNLNIGTVNNRTKTWNSQQKGTTPNNTSFTRINNEIIRTQDGKNKK
- a CDS encoding TIGR03643 family protein, producing MNKNFNVQQIDRIIEMAWEDRTPFEAIQFQFGISELEVIELMRSELKESSFKRWRKRVNSGVSLKHLKKRSEEITRFKCSRQRVISNNKISKR